Proteins from a genomic interval of Crassostrea angulata isolate pt1a10 chromosome 7, ASM2561291v2, whole genome shotgun sequence:
- the LOC128192445 gene encoding DNA-directed RNA polymerase I subunit RPA49-like isoform X1, whose translation MATAKLSYNEDGKAILAHFTNGRIDKKCTRRIHFGYFEGDQNNKKLKDRKMLVAETTDMSYVGQNYGPLASTMQQSCKYYVGVLDKTTGKMKICDAEIFQMHPKPSDIDDEVETFSLPSTVTEKTFVEKNDMLTSAFGSKKKQRALESRLKNQIKGKALDKAMSSVLSQASSIEPVQLTDSNTEYSITPPINQKATTPGEVYDINYIVHPNEKQATAEASGVFFDATLDTIQQWRKENKYPKQILSLLSRMPKTEERRSERATYIMYLYYLIHLHNLKQKQLRDKDPLPTDWPDHVRFHLLKRFTQTISGTSKQRIMPARLKDKLVCHILVLCLFLEEFSLELTNLQTDLSKSHEILYKHCQILGCSTKVKKVTTEEGSTSVRWATLSLPLQLPTQERRKRKH comes from the exons ATGGCAACAGCAAAACTATCCTACAACGAGGACGGGAAAGCCATTTTAG CACATTTCACCAATGGCAGAATAGATAAAAAGTGCACAAGACGAATTCATTTTGGTTACTTTGAAGGTGAtcagaataacaaaaaattaaaggacAGGAAGATGTTG GTTGCGGAGACCACTGACATGTCTTACGTTGGCCAAAATTATGGTCCCCTAGCCAGCACAATGCAGCAAAGTTGCAA ATATTATGTGGGTGTGTTAGATAAAACAACAGGGAAAATGAAAATCTGTGATGCAGAAATCTTCCAGATGCACCCAAAACCTTCAG ATATTGATGATGAAGTGGAAACATTCTCCCTCCCGTCAACTGTCACAGAAAAAACCTTTGTAGAGAAG AATGATATGCTGACTAGTGCCTTTGGAAGCAAGAAGAAACAGAGGGCCCTGGAGTCTCGGCTGAAGAACCAGATCAAGGGGAAGGCCCTGGACAAAGCCATGAGTTCCGTGCTCAGTCAGGCCTCTAGCATCGAGCCCGTGCAAT TGACAGATTCCAATACAGAATATTCCATTACCCCTCCCATTAACCAGAAGGCAACAACACCAGGGGAGGTCTACGATATCAACTACA TTGTTCACCCCAATGAGAAGCAGGCTACAGCAGAGGCCTCGGGAGTGTTCTTTGATGCTACATTAGACACCATCCAACAGTGGAGAAAGGAAAATAA GTATCCTAAACAGATATTGTCCTTATTATCAAGAATGCCAAAGACAGAAGAGCGCCGATCAGAACGAGCAACTTATATAATGTACCTGTACTACTTGATACACCTACACAACCTAAAGCAAAAACAGCTCAGGGATAAAG ATCCCCTCCCCACTGACTGGCCAGATCATGTCCGGTTCCATCTCCTGAAGAGATTTACACAGACAATCAGTGGGACCAGCAAACAGAG AATCATGCCTGCCAGACTAAAAGATAAACTAGTGTGTCACATACTGGTCCTCTGTCTGTTTTTGGAGGAATTTTCATTGGAGCTGACAAACCTTCAGACTGATCTCAGCAAATCTCATGAAAT aCTGTACAAACATTGTCAGATTCTTGGCTGTTCAACAAAAGTCAAGAAGGTGACGACAGAAGAGGGCAGTACCTCAGTCCGATGGGCGACCCTCTCCCTCCCCCTCCAACTACCCACCCAGGAGCGGCGGAAGAGGAAGCACTAG
- the LOC128192445 gene encoding DNA-directed RNA polymerase I subunit RPA49-like isoform X2, whose protein sequence is MYFTAHFTNGRIDKKCTRRIHFGYFEGDQNNKKLKDRKMLVAETTDMSYVGQNYGPLASTMQQSCKYYVGVLDKTTGKMKICDAEIFQMHPKPSDIDDEVETFSLPSTVTEKTFVEKNDMLTSAFGSKKKQRALESRLKNQIKGKALDKAMSSVLSQASSIEPVQLTDSNTEYSITPPINQKATTPGEVYDINYIVHPNEKQATAEASGVFFDATLDTIQQWRKENKYPKQILSLLSRMPKTEERRSERATYIMYLYYLIHLHNLKQKQLRDKDPLPTDWPDHVRFHLLKRFTQTISGTSKQRIMPARLKDKLVCHILVLCLFLEEFSLELTNLQTDLSKSHEILYKHCQILGCSTKVKKVTTEEGSTSVRWATLSLPLQLPTQERRKRKH, encoded by the exons ATGTATTTTACCG CACATTTCACCAATGGCAGAATAGATAAAAAGTGCACAAGACGAATTCATTTTGGTTACTTTGAAGGTGAtcagaataacaaaaaattaaaggacAGGAAGATGTTG GTTGCGGAGACCACTGACATGTCTTACGTTGGCCAAAATTATGGTCCCCTAGCCAGCACAATGCAGCAAAGTTGCAA ATATTATGTGGGTGTGTTAGATAAAACAACAGGGAAAATGAAAATCTGTGATGCAGAAATCTTCCAGATGCACCCAAAACCTTCAG ATATTGATGATGAAGTGGAAACATTCTCCCTCCCGTCAACTGTCACAGAAAAAACCTTTGTAGAGAAG AATGATATGCTGACTAGTGCCTTTGGAAGCAAGAAGAAACAGAGGGCCCTGGAGTCTCGGCTGAAGAACCAGATCAAGGGGAAGGCCCTGGACAAAGCCATGAGTTCCGTGCTCAGTCAGGCCTCTAGCATCGAGCCCGTGCAAT TGACAGATTCCAATACAGAATATTCCATTACCCCTCCCATTAACCAGAAGGCAACAACACCAGGGGAGGTCTACGATATCAACTACA TTGTTCACCCCAATGAGAAGCAGGCTACAGCAGAGGCCTCGGGAGTGTTCTTTGATGCTACATTAGACACCATCCAACAGTGGAGAAAGGAAAATAA GTATCCTAAACAGATATTGTCCTTATTATCAAGAATGCCAAAGACAGAAGAGCGCCGATCAGAACGAGCAACTTATATAATGTACCTGTACTACTTGATACACCTACACAACCTAAAGCAAAAACAGCTCAGGGATAAAG ATCCCCTCCCCACTGACTGGCCAGATCATGTCCGGTTCCATCTCCTGAAGAGATTTACACAGACAATCAGTGGGACCAGCAAACAGAG AATCATGCCTGCCAGACTAAAAGATAAACTAGTGTGTCACATACTGGTCCTCTGTCTGTTTTTGGAGGAATTTTCATTGGAGCTGACAAACCTTCAGACTGATCTCAGCAAATCTCATGAAAT aCTGTACAAACATTGTCAGATTCTTGGCTGTTCAACAAAAGTCAAGAAGGTGACGACAGAAGAGGGCAGTACCTCAGTCCGATGGGCGACCCTCTCCCTCCCCCTCCAACTACCCACCCAGGAGCGGCGGAAGAGGAAGCACTAG